A single genomic interval of Wolbachia endosymbiont of Diaphorina citri harbors:
- the rpsR gene encoding 30S ribosomal protein S18 gives MMKRRNSFNNSYVSVNNRTGFRRPKVCPLAASKDEDIDYKNIDLLSKFTSDYGRILPRRLTGVCARKQRKLRLAIIRARFLALAPYCTKKVR, from the coding sequence ATGATGAAAAGACGAAATAGTTTTAATAATTCTTACGTATCTGTAAATAACAGAACTGGCTTTAGGCGTCCTAAGGTCTGTCCTCTTGCTGCATCTAAAGATGAGGACATAGACTATAAGAATATAGATTTATTATCCAAATTCACCTCTGACTATGGTAGAATATTACCTAGAAGGTTAACAGGTGTGTGTGCAAGAAAACAAAGAAAGTTGCGCTTAGCAATTATAAGAGCACGCTTTTTAGCTCTTGCTCCTTACTGTACTAAAAAAGTTAGGTAA
- the dnaE gene encoding DNA polymerase III subunit alpha — protein sequence MFIHLRVHSVYSLLESSVKIEELIGLCLQNKMPAVAVTDSGNLFGSLEFAEYAANKGIQLIVGCNIIVKHSEQNLPILLLAKNEQGYTNLVTLVSESFKKRKNSSDIPYVDFDELLSFNTGLIALTGGCLAQLLLEQDKETVEKLLSAFDGHLYVELQRHGLNKELELEEALIDFAYQRNIPLVATNDVFFSNRSDYEAYDILTCISEGSYALENNRKKLTTEHYFKSLEEMEELFSDIPEAIYNTLVIAKRCSYMPRSRQPILPKFPCRENKTENEELREQAVAGLEFRIANETDINLKQYYDRLNYELSVITSMNYAGYFLIVSDFIRWSKANGIPVGPGRGSGAGSIVAWSLQITDLDPIKFGLIFERFLNPDRISMPDFDIDFCQEKRDLVIDYVQKKYGYVAQIITFGKLQARAVLRDVGRVLQMPYSQVDKISKMVPFNPVNPVTLSQAIEFDQNLQKERDSDEVIAKLLDISLKLEGIYRHVSTHAAGIVICDQKLENFVPVYYDPNSALPITQYSMKYVEKAGLIKFDFLGLGTLTLIDHVCRLINRDEKKFDISSVSLIDQRTYEMLSRGDSIGVFQLESSGMREALIKLKPDCIEDIIALISLYRPGPMDNIPTYIARKHGLEKPDYIHPLLEGVLKETFGVIIYQEQVMEIARILSGYSLAEADLLRRAMGKKIKEEMDKQRELFVQGATKNGVDYDRASYIFDLVAKFAGYGFNKSHAAAYAIISYQTACLKANYPLEFFTALMNLNIDDRDKLNLFYHAAKFSGVAILPPDVNKSKAEFSIEGEHIRYGIAALRNVGFAIAEGIVNAPYKDIWEFIQNSGHIINKRALESLIKSGTFDSVHKNRKQLYESIDTLIYFANKNRQSNQAVLFGNLDVLKPKLENVEDFNEEEKLEHELFSLGFYLTNHPLKKFKTLLKKLNIGFIGESKTIKTAGVILNVRMRTSERGRFVILTLSDPHNVSEIAFYNNEIIEEKRNLFSPGAFVIIDLEISENTTRLSGKDISEFTEKVTSLMKGLVLTAVCADSQKVAEELNLVLKNGGKTKIMLELLLEKHKVSILLPGAYSITPQTIYEISHLSWIQGVEINTNNLLI from the coding sequence ATGTTCATACACTTACGTGTTCATAGCGTTTATTCTCTGCTTGAGAGTTCGGTTAAAATTGAGGAGCTGATTGGTCTTTGTTTGCAGAACAAAATGCCGGCAGTTGCAGTTACTGATTCAGGCAACTTATTTGGCTCACTTGAATTTGCAGAATATGCAGCAAATAAGGGAATACAGCTAATAGTAGGATGCAATATTATAGTTAAACATTCAGAACAAAATTTACCAATATTGCTACTTGCAAAAAATGAACAAGGCTACACTAATTTAGTCACCTTGGTGAGTGAGTCTTTTAAAAAGCGCAAAAATAGCAGCGATATTCCCTACGTTGATTTTGATGAGCTATTAAGTTTTAATACAGGTCTAATCGCCTTAACTGGTGGATGTTTGGCTCAACTGTTATTGGAGCAAGACAAAGAAACGGTTGAAAAACTGCTTTCAGCATTCGATGGTCATTTATATGTTGAATTGCAGCGTCATGGGCTGAATAAAGAGCTAGAGCTTGAAGAAGCTTTAATAGATTTTGCTTATCAGCGCAATATACCACTAGTGGCAACGAATGATGTGTTTTTTTCAAATAGATCTGATTATGAAGCTTATGATATATTAACGTGCATATCGGAGGGCAGTTATGCCCTGGAGAATAACAGAAAGAAGTTAACTACCGAGCATTACTTCAAATCTTTGGAAGAAATGGAGGAACTGTTCAGCGACATTCCCGAAGCAATTTATAACACTTTAGTGATAGCTAAGCGGTGCTCTTACATGCCAAGAAGCAGGCAGCCTATCTTGCCTAAATTTCCTTGTCGAGAAAATAAAACTGAGAATGAAGAACTGAGGGAGCAGGCAGTTGCAGGATTAGAATTCCGCATTGCAAATGAAACAGACATAAACCTTAAACAATACTACGATCGGCTGAATTACGAACTAAGCGTAATAACTTCGATGAACTACGCTGGCTACTTTTTGATAGTTTCTGATTTTATTCGTTGGAGCAAAGCAAATGGCATTCCAGTTGGACCGGGAAGAGGTTCTGGTGCTGGATCAATTGTTGCTTGGAGCTTGCAGATTACAGATCTTGATCCAATAAAATTTGGTCTGATCTTTGAAAGATTTTTAAACCCTGATCGTATATCAATGCCTGACTTTGATATCGATTTCTGCCAAGAGAAAAGGGACCTGGTTATTGATTATGTTCAGAAAAAGTACGGTTATGTTGCTCAAATAATCACTTTTGGAAAATTGCAAGCAAGGGCAGTATTGCGTGATGTTGGTAGAGTATTGCAAATGCCTTACTCTCAAGTGGATAAAATATCTAAAATGGTTCCATTTAATCCAGTAAATCCTGTAACTTTATCGCAAGCGATAGAGTTTGATCAAAATCTTCAGAAAGAAAGGGATAGTGATGAAGTAATTGCCAAACTTCTTGATATATCTCTAAAGCTCGAAGGAATATATCGTCACGTTTCAACTCATGCTGCTGGAATTGTAATATGCGATCAAAAATTAGAAAATTTTGTTCCCGTCTATTATGATCCAAATTCGGCTCTGCCAATCACTCAATACAGCATGAAATATGTAGAGAAAGCTGGGTTAATAAAATTTGATTTTCTTGGACTTGGTACGCTAACACTAATAGATCATGTATGTCGTTTAATTAATCGTGATGAAAAAAAATTTGATATTTCCTCGGTTTCTTTGATTGATCAAAGAACCTATGAAATGCTCTCAAGAGGTGATTCAATCGGAGTGTTTCAGCTTGAAAGTTCGGGAATGAGAGAAGCTTTAATCAAACTAAAGCCAGACTGCATTGAAGATATCATCGCTTTAATTTCTCTTTATCGCCCAGGGCCTATGGATAACATTCCAACTTATATTGCAAGAAAGCATGGCCTTGAAAAGCCAGATTATATTCATCCGTTACTTGAAGGAGTGTTAAAAGAAACATTTGGGGTAATAATCTACCAGGAGCAGGTGATGGAAATAGCGCGTATTCTCTCTGGATATAGCTTAGCAGAAGCAGATTTACTCAGACGTGCCATGGGTAAGAAAATTAAGGAAGAGATGGATAAACAACGTGAACTTTTTGTTCAAGGAGCAACAAAAAACGGTGTTGATTACGATAGGGCAAGTTATATTTTTGATCTTGTTGCAAAATTTGCTGGTTATGGATTTAATAAATCCCACGCTGCAGCATATGCGATTATATCTTACCAAACAGCTTGCCTTAAGGCTAACTACCCATTAGAATTTTTTACGGCCTTGATGAATCTGAATATCGATGATAGAGACAAGCTAAACTTATTTTATCATGCTGCAAAGTTTAGTGGAGTTGCTATCCTTCCACCGGATGTAAACAAATCTAAGGCTGAATTTTCAATAGAGGGTGAACATATACGCTATGGCATTGCTGCTTTGCGTAATGTTGGTTTTGCTATAGCAGAAGGGATAGTAAACGCACCTTATAAGGACATATGGGAATTTATTCAAAATTCAGGACATATAATAAATAAAAGGGCATTAGAAAGTTTAATTAAATCTGGAACATTCGATAGTGTGCACAAAAATAGAAAGCAGTTATATGAGTCAATAGACACATTGATTTACTTTGCAAATAAAAATAGGCAGTCAAATCAAGCTGTTTTATTTGGCAATCTTGATGTCCTCAAGCCAAAACTCGAGAATGTGGAAGATTTTAATGAAGAGGAAAAATTAGAGCATGAGTTGTTTTCACTAGGGTTTTATTTAACTAATCATCCGCTTAAAAAATTTAAAACTCTTTTGAAAAAATTAAATATTGGGTTTATCGGAGAGAGTAAGACGATAAAAACTGCTGGTGTAATATTAAATGTGCGTATGAGAACCTCAGAACGTGGAAGATTTGTTATCCTAACACTTTCTGATCCCCACAATGTTTCTGAAATAGCATTCTACAATAATGAAATAATAGAAGAAAAAAGGAATCTATTTTCACCTGGAGCATTTGTGATAATTGATCTTGAAATTTCAGAAAACACAACGAGACTATCAGGAAAGGACATATCTGAATTTACAGAAAAGGTTACTTCTCTAATGAAAGGATTAGTTTTAACTGCTGTATGTGCAGACTCGCAAAAAGTTGCTGAGGAATTGAATTTAGTGTTGAAAAATGGAGGCAAAACCAAAATAATGCTTGAGCTTCTTCTTGAAAAACATAAAGTCAGCATCTTGTTGCCAGGTGCATATTCAATCACTCCCCAAACTATTTATGAAATATCTCACTTAAGTTGGATTCAAGGCGTAGAAATTAATACAAATAACTTGCTTATATAA
- a CDS encoding phage portal protein, whose protein sequence is MNFNIFQRKKSSEYSALQLMMEPSWSRRDYASFAEEGYIKNVIAFRAINMIASAASSVPFTLCQLTDQGKSQLKAHPLLKLLYSPNPMTSKSEFIEGIVTYRLVNGNSYVLMIEAQNKPTELYLLRPDRVEIIPGRNNVPYVYRYTVNNNSYDFKVDKLTGRSTVLHLRTFNPLNDWYGLSPIEAAAYSIDQHNQAGAWNQAMLQNGARPSGAIVVKSEKDGSGGNLSQEQYQRLKAQINDHYSGPVNAGRPILLEGGLEWKEMSLSPRDMDFIESKHSSARDIALAFGVPPQLLGIPGDNTYSNLIEARLSLWEQTILPTLENIICHLNSWLVPKFGKDLCLSYDKDAIEILMEKRQKMWKYVENASFMTLNEKREAFGLPPLPGGDKLG, encoded by the coding sequence ATGAATTTTAACATTTTTCAAAGAAAGAAAAGCAGTGAATACTCTGCTTTGCAACTAATGATGGAACCAAGTTGGAGTAGGCGCGATTATGCAAGTTTTGCTGAGGAAGGCTACATAAAAAATGTCATTGCCTTTCGAGCAATTAATATGATCGCAAGTGCTGCATCTTCGGTACCTTTTACTCTCTGCCAGCTTACTGACCAGGGAAAATCACAACTAAAAGCGCATCCATTACTGAAGTTACTTTATTCTCCTAATCCAATGACATCAAAATCGGAATTTATTGAAGGGATTGTGACTTATCGATTAGTTAATGGCAATTCTTATGTATTGATGATTGAGGCGCAGAACAAACCAACAGAGCTTTATCTTCTGCGCCCCGATAGAGTTGAAATTATTCCAGGAAGAAATAACGTTCCTTATGTCTATCGTTATACCGTAAATAACAACAGTTATGACTTTAAAGTTGATAAATTGACTGGGCGTTCAACAGTACTGCATCTTAGAACCTTTAACCCTTTGAATGATTGGTATGGACTTTCACCAATTGAGGCAGCTGCATATAGTATAGATCAGCATAACCAAGCGGGAGCTTGGAATCAGGCAATGCTGCAAAATGGAGCAAGACCAAGTGGTGCAATAGTTGTGAAATCAGAAAAGGATGGAAGCGGTGGAAACTTAAGTCAAGAGCAGTACCAACGCTTAAAAGCGCAGATAAATGATCATTATTCAGGTCCTGTCAACGCTGGGAGACCTATATTGCTTGAAGGAGGCTTAGAGTGGAAGGAGATGAGCTTATCACCAAGGGATATGGATTTTATTGAATCCAAGCATAGCTCAGCTCGCGATATTGCGCTAGCTTTTGGCGTTCCGCCGCAGTTGCTTGGCATACCAGGTGATAATACTTATAGCAATTTGATCGAAGCACGTCTTTCCCTTTGGGAACAGACGATTTTACCAACGCTAGAAAATATTATCTGTCACCTGAATTCTTGGCTAGTGCCCAAGTTTGGTAAAGATTTATGTTTGTCATATGATAAAGACGCGATAGAAATTCTAATGGAAAAAAGACAAAAGATGTGGAAATACGTGGAAAACGCAAGCTTCATGACACTTAATGAAAAAAGAGAAGCTTTTGGCTTGCCACCGTTACCCGGTGGTGATAAATTGGGTTGA
- the rpsF gene encoding 30S ribosomal protein S6, translating to MNLYEFTFIAQPNLLQQEVEEMVQELAILLKNIKADVISQEVKGLIERDHSTATKQELEASTESIKKSLIVYSDFLETLTKILWVELEEDFSNLKEIKSRIDKELKNELSDTGIKQNFMDLPGANTKSAFIYNVANAFKENVSQHLIKPLQEVLKSFKIVDSNQLSKTLEVLLKNIEASGLIKYEYWGLLDFAYPINKMKSGHYCMMCISFTSSIMDEFERRVKLNENIIRHLSVRVNEFFKGKSYMMDKQIEEKSA from the coding sequence GTGAATCTCTATGAATTTACTTTTATAGCACAACCGAACTTATTGCAGCAAGAAGTAGAAGAAATGGTCCAGGAATTGGCTATTTTGTTGAAAAATATTAAAGCAGATGTTATTTCTCAGGAGGTTAAAGGTCTTATAGAAAGAGACCATAGCACAGCTACAAAACAAGAGCTAGAGGCAAGCACTGAAAGCATTAAAAAAAGTCTGATTGTTTACTCTGATTTTTTGGAAACTCTGACAAAAATTTTATGGGTTGAATTGGAAGAAGATTTTTCAAATTTAAAAGAAATAAAGTCAAGAATCGATAAAGAATTGAAAAATGAACTAAGTGATACGGGAATAAAACAAAATTTTATGGACCTTCCAGGAGCTAACACTAAAAGTGCATTTATCTATAATGTAGCAAATGCTTTTAAGGAAAATGTTTCACAACATCTAATAAAGCCCCTTCAAGAGGTTTTAAAAAGTTTTAAAATAGTAGACTCAAATCAATTGAGTAAAACTCTGGAAGTGCTTTTGAAAAATATTGAAGCTTCAGGATTGATAAAATATGAATATTGGGGTCTATTGGATTTTGCATACCCAATAAATAAGATGAAAAGTGGTCATTACTGTATGATGTGTATAAGTTTTACTTCAAGCATTATGGATGAATTTGAGCGTAGAGTAAAACTGAATGAGAATATTATTCGCCACTTGTCTGTACGGGTTAATGAGTTTTTTAAAGGTAAATCTTACATGATGGATAAACAAATTGAGGAGAAAAGTGCATAA
- the lipB gene encoding lipoyl(octanoyl) transferase LipB, whose protein sequence is MTEWLIYNQLVDYNHAIKFMEAKIQQIHNNLSDELVWLLQHPPLYTAGIGATDDDIIEKLFPIYKTGRGGKYTYHGPGQRIIYLMLNLKKRNKCDIKLYIRDLSNWIINVLKYFNILGEFKEDRIGIWVNNNGVEEKIAAFGIRLRKWVTYHGIALNVSPNFSHYKGIIPCGLKDYGVTSMEKLGVKVSLCELDDILKQEFHKIF, encoded by the coding sequence ATGACGGAATGGCTAATATATAACCAACTTGTTGATTATAACCATGCTATAAAATTCATGGAAGCAAAAATTCAACAAATTCACAATAATTTATCTGATGAGTTAGTATGGCTGCTCCAGCACCCTCCACTTTATACTGCAGGAATCGGTGCAACAGATGATGACATTATTGAAAAATTATTTCCTATATATAAAACAGGTAGGGGTGGTAAATATACATATCACGGACCAGGGCAGCGCATTATATACTTAATGCTAAACCTCAAAAAAAGAAACAAATGTGACATAAAACTATATATCAGAGACCTAAGTAATTGGATCATAAATGTTTTAAAATACTTTAATATACTTGGGGAATTTAAGGAAGATAGAATAGGCATTTGGGTGAACAACAACGGAGTAGAAGAAAAAATAGCAGCTTTTGGCATTCGCTTGAGAAAATGGGTAACTTATCATGGCATAGCACTTAATGTCTCTCCAAACTTTTCCCACTATAAGGGTATTATTCCTTGTGGACTAAAAGATTACGGCGTTACATCAATGGAAAAACTAGGAGTAAAAGTTTCTCTTTGCGAATTAGATGATATATTAAAGCAAGAGTTTCATAAGATATTTTAA
- a CDS encoding LD-carboxypeptidase, whose amino-acid sequence MYSFILYFLCLLLTSPANQVDIIAPSSKGKESDLPTIREYVKTLDFNPHISEKIYSNDNPFYSNSDEFRANDLVNALTDDSKIIWCIRGGEGASRLIPYLEKLPNDKKERIAQNKKILIGYSDITALHIYLQVKYDWQTLHGTMLEMIVNNSVAESSVEKLKELILNQHNSIRFDNLKMIDNGIRLKNGKLESKIIGGNMTLVENSIGTAWQINAKNKILFLEDIKVYPYSIERSLDHLKQAHIFDGVDAVIFGDFINCYNDNLVEIVKERFAKSVNFPVFTMKGVGHGHINNPLPFNTHATISVQDEKEFMDVQQLYK is encoded by the coding sequence ATGTATTCCTTTATTCTTTATTTTCTATGCCTTTTACTCACTAGTCCTGCAAATCAAGTTGATATTATTGCTCCTTCTTCGAAAGGAAAAGAATCAGATCTGCCTACTATAAGGGAATACGTAAAAACTTTGGATTTTAATCCTCACATTTCGGAGAAAATATACAGTAATGACAACCCATTTTATTCTAACTCTGATGAGTTTAGAGCGAATGATTTGGTTAATGCGCTCACTGATGATAGCAAAATAATTTGGTGTATCAGAGGAGGAGAAGGGGCTTCTCGATTAATTCCTTACCTAGAAAAGCTGCCCAATGATAAAAAAGAAAGAATTGCTCAAAACAAAAAAATTCTTATAGGCTATAGTGATATCACTGCTTTACATATTTATCTGCAAGTTAAATATGACTGGCAAACTCTTCACGGTACCATGTTGGAAATGATAGTAAATAACTCTGTTGCTGAAAGCTCTGTTGAAAAATTAAAAGAATTAATTCTTAACCAACACAACTCTATCAGATTTGATAACCTAAAAATGATCGACAATGGCATTAGACTAAAAAATGGCAAATTAGAGTCTAAAATCATCGGTGGTAATATGACTTTGGTTGAAAATAGCATAGGAACTGCTTGGCAAATAAACGCAAAAAACAAAATTCTATTTTTAGAAGACATAAAAGTTTATCCATATTCAATTGAGCGCAGTCTAGATCACCTAAAACAAGCTCATATTTTTGATGGAGTAGATGCAGTAATCTTTGGAGACTTTATTAACTGTTATAATGATAATCTTGTCGAAATTGTAAAAGAAAGGTTTGCAAAAAGTGTCAACTTTCCAGTATTTACAATGAAAGGAGTAGGCCATGGACATATAAATAACCCTTTACCTTTCAACACTCACGCTACCATTAGCGTTCAAGACGAGAAGGAGTTTATGGATGTGCAACAGTTATACAAGTAG